The Irregularibacter muris genome contains a region encoding:
- a CDS encoding GNAT family N-acetyltransferase: MAGQGLAIKWILFPEDLSQAYEVRRKVFVEEQNCPPEDEFDVIDKISEHAVLMDSDDNALATARIFERSPEQASLGRLAVLKEHRGKGYGFTIVDHCLQRLKKQGYPDVLIHAQTHAIPFYENLGFEVIGDEFMEDNIPHVEMLHKFDDHSAIFFENTQI; this comes from the coding sequence ATGGCAGGACAAGGTTTAGCAATTAAGTGGATATTATTCCCAGAGGATTTATCCCAGGCTTATGAGGTAAGAAGAAAGGTTTTTGTAGAGGAACAAAACTGTCCTCCTGAGGATGAGTTTGATGTAATTGATAAAATTTCAGAACATGCTGTCTTGATGGACTCAGATGATAATGCTCTAGCTACAGCTAGGATATTTGAAAGATCTCCTGAACAAGCTTCCCTAGGTCGACTGGCTGTCTTGAAGGAACATAGGGGAAAGGGCTATGGTTTTACTATAGTGGATCACTGTCTGCAAAGATTGAAGAAGCAAGGCTATCCCGATGTACTTATTCATGCCCAAACCCATGCTATTCCCTTTTATGAAAATTTAGGTTTTGAGGTAATAGGCGATGAGTTTATGGAAGACAATATTCCCCATGTGGAAATGCTTCATAAGTTTGATGATCATTCGGCAATCTTTTTTGAAAATACTCAGATTTAA
- a CDS encoding GH36-type glycosyl hydrolase domain-containing protein: MKLMIFLWILFILIIFMMMSIKFKKSIREKYPPIEINDVLLNSEQLEQHGIRVAENHSLSPREKSATCLRGRLRKNYREIFAIYKELNQDGRQGITLSPASEWLLDNFYVVENQVKSIEQNLTKDKCAKLAILNSGSLKGVPRIYALALELVSHTDGRIDEQLIYHFLKSYQSRQALSIAELWVLPQMITMAMIENIHYICKNMEKSQEQLRAIHKLKHQGEEAYLHSIEEHLNSMEEIHPTFAEYLVKALRKNQLSTEGLQNILERKQSQWDGDLEELAERSYQQQASRKVSMGNSITSLHRISTLEWNEIFENLSLVEDILRQDPANIYSVMDFDSRDYYRQQIEDIAKECRVSEKIVAKKVLECAAKGDKGEEFTKEAHVGYYLLDRGKKQLYSLLGKKYQGRLRKPSSFYTFPVILLTLLLGAFIAIYTYSHYLGEYPNSINALSLSFFMGLFSLIPLSDIVIHLQNWIITRNIQPRFIPKLEFKEGVPESHSTLVVIPTLLTRTKGVKDVMEQLEVHYLANREKNFYFAVAGDFKDAEKEHQEQDEDIIDQAMKAVDHLNKKYKEEKFFFFHRKRTYNEKEKRWMGWERKRGALVELNQLLRGSHDTSYTFISQGLEQLPTIQYVITLDGDTKLPIEEGRKLVGAMAHPLNHPVIHPEKGIVVEGYGLIQPRIAVDIESSNKTAFSRIFAGQGGIDPYTTAVSDVYQDLFGQGIFTGKGIYHLETFQKCLGDALPSNAILSHDLLEGSYIRAGLATDIQLIDSYPFQYSSYMMRLHRWVRGDWQLIPWLSHRIYNGKEEKINNPINRLSRWKILDNLRRSLVSTTTLLFILLSVAVFPGNILLWLILGILMVFFPVIMGLIDYLILKYHKAPREKLNGNMIHGLKSSLYQGLLRYTFLPYDAFYMMDAIIRTLYRINISKINMLEWTTAADAERNLANDFHSYMKRMKAAYFIGIAFILLTFWWTSEHLLVALVLSIPWFLSPWIAHRVSMSSQHEKEELRQEDYQTLMRLARKTWAYYQDFAQIDNNFLPPDNVQINPPKGVAPRTSPTNIGFLLMAIMTARDFGFISTAEMAEKIHQTLSTIKKLECWKGHLYNWYDTKTLKVLPPRYVSTVDSGNFISYLMTLKIGLQEYLEKNIVDMSFVKGMKQEVLLSKPSETKMIQELNHVIQGEKIDIDHWKNLLEKIENLQGQDSYWQEKLQQSVEMHKKTIQEIFPWSILTEQSLKGIDHNVNPLIEEIKKNNSLVDLEKVYKTLLEHLIKISTQVAEEHKANIEVVIEDVTSSLENVVKGIERIKDNIKELDIIIQETDFSYLYDEKRQLFSIGYNGEEQKLTDSYYDLLASEARVTSYLAVVQGRAPKKHWYRLGRALTKINGYRSLVSWTGTMFEYFMPPLIMKYYDNTLLSETYGTAIKAQVKYGKERGVPWGTSESGYYAFDLSQNYQYKAFGVPELGLKRGLKSDLVISPYSSFLALPYTPDKAMNNIYELIGGGLEGTYGLYEAVDYTPKRLSKGENKAVIESFMAHHQGMSFVVLNNVLHDNIMVKRFHHNPMVKAGESLLQEKIPLRVIMAKEYKDTLEDLEQEIKTSTASEGKRSFTISKEKLPHCHLLSNGRYQVMLTNQGTGYSKVEEIYLTRWREEALGGNYGDFIFLRNVENNELWSTTYRPLGKNPQHYQVEFSEDKAKFIQTQGGIETHTEIVVSPEDPVEIRKVNITNHQDVEVDLEITNYAEIVLAPKSADLAHPAFSNLFVRTEKMENLDGILASRRPREEKDNTKWSFHTIIGEEKDRGKISYETSRYKFIGRGKKIPQAEALIRPLENTSGAVLDPIISLRKRIKIAPEDGVELFFVKGFAENKEQAYSLGEKYGDILSLENTFEMARIRSQIELTNLNIREKDMEMYQDMIAHILFISPTRKKYSKIMENNNRGQSSLWAYGISGDLPIVLVCIKKIHEIDLVEDMVKAHQYWESKGLKVDLVILNQDESSYFQPMEEAIREKISHLYRQDKFNQSGGIFVLNAAVLPQEDQTLLYSVAKFVLQGEKGSVEKQLKEDANIRVSPKKIFRGTKVEYPRLEKSQEELFFYNGYGGFIRDGSEYVIELDKDNQTPAPWINVISNPDFGFQISENGSGFIWAENSRENKLTPWSNDPITDPPGEVIYIRDEDNGDFWTPTPLPIRGKEKYTIRHGWGYTEFHYDNHGIDHKLTMFVPLEDATKLSMLRLKNHSDQLRTLVLTYYVHPVMGVAAEDTQPFIVTSKDEETGSLFIRNTYQSEFPNGRIALASSETITSYTGSRKDFLGHQGDLSGPIAMSQEKLSNNVGAGFIPCGAIQIEVSLQPQEEKDISFLLAYGNDTHKVRELIGQYKDIHHSNQELQGVKNYWKNLLSKIQVNTPDASMNYLLNGWLLYQSIACRLWARSAFYQSGGAYGYRDQMQDTMNLLPVFPQATREQILINSAHQFKEGDVQHWWHPGPGDKGIRTRFSDDLLWLPLAVAEYLDKTQDTSILEEKVAFLEDAPLEEGQDERYGVPKISEEMGTVYEHCIRAIDHAMKFGDHGIPLMGSGDWNDGMSTVGNKGKGESVWMGWFLYLILNKFIKVAQYKEDKERAEHYQKTAEWMLDNMEKNAWDGNWYRRAYFDDGTPLGSIENKECMIDSLAQSWSVISGGGQEERRKQAMEAVEHYLVKREEGLILLFTPPFDEGDLHPGYIKGYVPGVRENGGQYTHGATWVINAMAMMGEGDKAWEYFHLINPINHSRTPIECATYKVEPYVMAADVYAISPHVGRGGWTWYTGAAGWMYTVGLKYILGLDIQGDKLLINPCIPKDWKEYDMQYRYQDTLYEIKVYNPQGVNTGIKEIKIDGNIIKEEYIELKNDQKVYKVEVKLG, encoded by the coding sequence ATGAAGCTTATGATATTCCTATGGATTCTATTTATACTCATCATCTTCATGATGATGAGTATAAAATTTAAGAAAAGTATAAGGGAAAAATATCCCCCTATTGAAATAAATGATGTGCTACTTAATTCGGAACAATTGGAACAACATGGAATCCGTGTAGCAGAAAATCATAGTTTATCTCCAAGGGAAAAATCAGCCACCTGCCTAAGGGGAAGATTAAGAAAAAACTATAGGGAGATTTTTGCAATATATAAAGAGCTAAACCAGGATGGGAGACAGGGCATAACCCTATCTCCTGCTTCGGAATGGCTATTGGATAATTTTTATGTCGTTGAAAATCAGGTGAAGAGTATTGAACAAAATCTTACTAAGGATAAATGCGCCAAATTGGCCATCTTAAATAGCGGTTCCTTAAAGGGAGTACCTAGAATATACGCCCTTGCCCTAGAGTTGGTGTCCCATACCGATGGAAGAATTGATGAGCAGCTTATTTATCATTTTTTGAAATCCTATCAAAGTAGGCAAGCACTTTCTATTGCAGAGCTTTGGGTCCTACCCCAGATGATCACCATGGCTATGATAGAAAATATTCATTATATCTGCAAAAACATGGAAAAAAGTCAGGAACAATTGCGGGCCATTCATAAACTAAAGCATCAAGGGGAAGAGGCGTACTTACACTCCATAGAGGAACACCTAAATTCCATGGAGGAAATTCACCCCACTTTTGCAGAATACCTTGTAAAAGCCCTTAGAAAAAATCAACTAAGCACAGAAGGGCTTCAAAATATATTGGAGAGAAAGCAAAGCCAATGGGATGGAGATTTAGAAGAATTAGCAGAACGTTCCTATCAGCAGCAGGCTAGTAGAAAAGTATCCATGGGCAATTCTATAACCAGTCTTCATAGAATATCTACCTTGGAGTGGAATGAAATATTTGAAAACTTATCCTTAGTAGAAGATATTTTAAGACAGGATCCAGCAAATATATATTCTGTCATGGACTTTGATTCCAGGGATTATTATCGTCAACAAATAGAAGATATCGCTAAAGAGTGTAGAGTATCAGAAAAAATAGTAGCTAAAAAAGTATTAGAATGCGCTGCAAAAGGAGACAAAGGGGAGGAATTTACCAAAGAAGCCCACGTAGGGTATTATCTGTTGGATAGAGGAAAGAAACAACTATACAGTCTGTTAGGAAAAAAATATCAAGGAAGACTAAGAAAGCCTTCTTCCTTTTATACTTTTCCTGTTATTTTGCTGACCCTATTATTGGGGGCATTCATTGCGATTTACACTTATTCCCACTATCTTGGTGAATACCCCAATAGTATTAATGCCCTAAGTCTTAGTTTTTTTATGGGACTTTTTAGCCTGATTCCTCTTAGTGATATAGTTATTCATTTACAAAATTGGATCATTACAAGAAATATTCAACCTAGGTTTATTCCAAAACTAGAATTTAAAGAAGGGGTGCCCGAGAGTCATTCTACTTTAGTTGTCATACCAACTTTGCTGACTAGGACAAAGGGAGTAAAGGATGTAATGGAACAATTGGAAGTCCATTATTTAGCCAATAGAGAAAAAAACTTTTATTTTGCGGTAGCAGGAGATTTTAAAGATGCTGAGAAAGAGCATCAAGAGCAGGATGAGGATATCATTGACCAGGCCATGAAGGCAGTAGACCACTTAAATAAAAAGTATAAAGAAGAAAAATTTTTCTTTTTCCACAGAAAAAGAACTTATAATGAGAAAGAAAAGCGCTGGATGGGATGGGAAAGAAAGCGAGGGGCTTTAGTAGAGTTAAACCAATTATTAAGAGGCAGCCACGACACATCTTACACCTTCATCTCTCAAGGCTTAGAACAATTGCCCACTATCCAATACGTGATTACCTTAGATGGGGATACCAAGTTACCTATAGAAGAAGGCAGAAAGTTAGTAGGAGCCATGGCCCATCCTTTAAATCATCCTGTTATTCATCCGGAAAAGGGGATAGTAGTAGAAGGTTATGGACTAATTCAACCTAGAATTGCAGTGGATATTGAAAGCAGTAACAAAACCGCCTTTTCAAGAATATTTGCCGGACAAGGGGGAATTGATCCTTATACTACAGCTGTTTCTGATGTGTATCAGGATTTATTTGGTCAGGGGATTTTTACTGGTAAAGGCATTTATCATTTAGAAACGTTTCAAAAATGTCTAGGAGATGCGTTGCCCTCTAATGCTATTTTGAGCCATGATTTACTAGAGGGAAGTTATATCAGAGCAGGATTAGCGACAGATATTCAATTAATAGATAGCTATCCTTTCCAATACAGTTCCTATATGATGAGGCTGCATCGTTGGGTAAGGGGAGATTGGCAATTAATTCCTTGGCTTTCCCATAGGATATATAATGGTAAGGAAGAGAAAATAAATAATCCCATCAATAGGCTCTCTAGGTGGAAAATACTAGATAATCTTAGGCGAAGTTTAGTGTCCACCACTACTTTACTTTTTATCCTGCTTTCAGTGGCTGTTTTCCCAGGAAATATCCTTCTGTGGTTGATACTGGGCATACTCATGGTGTTTTTTCCTGTGATTATGGGGTTAATAGACTATCTAATATTAAAATATCATAAAGCCCCTCGGGAAAAACTAAATGGAAATATGATCCATGGTTTAAAATCTTCTTTATACCAAGGTCTATTGAGGTATACTTTTTTACCCTATGATGCCTTTTATATGATGGATGCCATTATTCGTACCCTATATAGGATAAATATCTCGAAGATAAACATGCTAGAGTGGACAACTGCAGCAGATGCCGAAAGAAATTTGGCCAATGACTTTCACAGTTATATGAAAAGAATGAAGGCTGCATATTTTATAGGGATAGCCTTTATCTTACTCACCTTTTGGTGGACCTCTGAGCATCTACTGGTTGCTCTTGTATTGAGTATTCCATGGTTTTTATCTCCCTGGATTGCCCATCGGGTTAGTATGAGCTCACAACATGAAAAAGAGGAGCTTCGCCAGGAAGATTACCAAACCCTAATGAGATTGGCCAGAAAGACATGGGCCTATTATCAGGACTTCGCCCAGATAGACAATAATTTCTTGCCCCCTGATAATGTACAAATAAATCCTCCCAAAGGTGTTGCTCCTAGAACATCTCCTACCAACATAGGTTTTTTACTCATGGCTATTATGACGGCCAGGGATTTTGGATTTATTTCTACGGCAGAAATGGCAGAGAAGATCCATCAAACTCTTTCTACCATAAAAAAACTAGAGTGCTGGAAGGGACATTTATACAATTGGTATGATACCAAAACCTTGAAAGTACTTCCCCCTCGGTATGTATCTACGGTGGATAGTGGAAACTTTATTTCTTATCTCATGACATTAAAAATAGGCTTGCAGGAATATTTGGAAAAAAATATTGTGGATATGTCTTTCGTTAAGGGGATGAAACAGGAAGTATTATTAAGTAAGCCCTCAGAAACTAAAATGATACAAGAACTAAATCATGTTATCCAAGGGGAAAAGATAGATATAGATCATTGGAAAAATCTATTAGAGAAAATAGAGAACTTACAAGGGCAAGATAGTTACTGGCAAGAAAAACTTCAGCAAAGTGTAGAAATGCATAAGAAGACAATACAAGAGATTTTCCCTTGGTCAATTTTAACAGAACAATCCTTAAAGGGGATAGATCACAATGTGAACCCCTTAATTGAAGAAATAAAAAAGAACAATAGTTTAGTAGACTTAGAAAAAGTCTATAAAACTTTATTGGAGCATTTAATAAAAATCTCTACACAAGTGGCAGAAGAACATAAAGCCAATATAGAAGTAGTGATAGAGGATGTAACTTCTTCTCTTGAAAATGTAGTAAAAGGAATAGAAAGGATAAAAGACAATATAAAAGAATTAGATATTATCATACAGGAAACTGACTTTAGCTATTTATACGATGAAAAAAGGCAATTATTTTCCATTGGGTACAATGGAGAGGAACAAAAACTTACTGATTCTTATTATGATCTATTGGCCTCTGAAGCTAGGGTCACAAGCTATCTTGCCGTTGTGCAGGGAAGGGCACCCAAAAAGCATTGGTATAGACTAGGTAGGGCATTAACTAAGATTAATGGTTATAGATCCTTAGTATCTTGGACAGGCACTATGTTTGAATATTTTATGCCACCCTTGATTATGAAATATTATGACAATACCCTATTATCAGAAACCTATGGTACAGCAATAAAAGCCCAAGTAAAATATGGCAAGGAAAGAGGAGTACCCTGGGGGACTTCAGAATCCGGATACTATGCCTTTGATTTATCCCAAAATTATCAGTATAAAGCCTTTGGCGTGCCAGAATTGGGTCTGAAAAGGGGGCTGAAATCAGATTTAGTCATATCTCCCTACTCTAGCTTTTTGGCTCTACCTTATACCCCTGATAAAGCCATGAACAATATCTATGAATTAATAGGAGGAGGGCTGGAAGGTACCTATGGTTTATATGAAGCTGTGGACTATACGCCAAAACGCCTATCCAAGGGAGAAAATAAAGCCGTTATTGAAAGTTTTATGGCCCACCATCAAGGTATGAGCTTTGTAGTATTGAATAATGTGCTCCATGACAATATCATGGTAAAAAGATTTCATCATAACCCCATGGTCAAAGCTGGGGAAAGCTTACTACAGGAAAAAATACCCTTAAGGGTAATTATGGCCAAAGAATACAAGGATACTCTAGAAGATCTAGAACAGGAAATCAAAACATCCACAGCATCAGAGGGAAAAAGAAGCTTTACTATATCCAAGGAAAAGCTGCCCCACTGTCATCTTCTTTCCAATGGTAGATATCAAGTAATGCTAACCAATCAAGGTACGGGTTACAGTAAAGTAGAAGAGATATATCTTACCAGATGGAGAGAAGAGGCTCTAGGAGGAAACTATGGTGATTTTATCTTTCTTCGCAATGTGGAAAACAATGAGTTATGGAGTACAACCTATAGGCCTCTGGGAAAAAACCCCCAACATTATCAAGTAGAATTTTCCGAAGATAAGGCAAAGTTCATTCAAACCCAAGGGGGCATTGAAACCCATACAGAGATTGTCGTATCCCCAGAGGATCCTGTAGAAATCCGGAAGGTAAATATAACTAATCACCAAGACGTAGAAGTGGATTTAGAAATAACAAATTATGCAGAAATTGTTCTAGCCCCAAAATCTGCAGATTTGGCCCATCCTGCTTTTAGCAATCTCTTTGTACGGACTGAAAAAATGGAAAACTTAGATGGAATACTAGCCTCTAGACGTCCCAGAGAGGAAAAGGACAATACCAAATGGTCCTTTCACACCATCATAGGAGAGGAAAAAGACAGGGGGAAAATAAGCTATGAAACCTCTAGATATAAATTTATTGGAAGGGGAAAAAAAATACCTCAGGCAGAGGCATTGATAAGACCTCTGGAAAATACATCTGGCGCCGTACTAGACCCGATTATTAGTCTGAGAAAGAGAATCAAAATAGCCCCTGAAGATGGAGTAGAATTGTTTTTTGTTAAGGGGTTTGCTGAGAATAAGGAGCAGGCCTATTCCTTAGGAGAAAAATATGGGGATATATTATCCTTAGAAAATACATTTGAAATGGCTAGAATAAGGAGCCAGATTGAACTGACTAACCTAAACATAAGAGAAAAGGATATGGAGATGTATCAAGATATGATTGCCCATATTCTATTTATCAGTCCCACACGAAAAAAATATAGTAAGATTATGGAGAATAACAATAGAGGACAGTCCAGCTTGTGGGCCTATGGCATTTCAGGAGATTTACCTATTGTCCTAGTCTGTATAAAAAAGATTCATGAAATAGACTTAGTAGAAGATATGGTAAAGGCCCATCAGTATTGGGAATCCAAGGGGCTAAAGGTAGATTTGGTTATTTTAAATCAAGATGAAAGCAGCTATTTTCAGCCTATGGAAGAAGCCATAAGGGAAAAAATAAGTCACTTATATAGACAGGATAAATTCAATCAATCGGGTGGAATTTTTGTACTAAATGCAGCTGTCCTTCCTCAGGAAGATCAGACACTTTTATATAGTGTGGCCAAATTTGTCTTACAGGGGGAGAAAGGGAGCGTTGAAAAGCAGTTAAAAGAAGACGCAAATATTCGTGTGTCTCCTAAAAAAATCTTTAGGGGAACAAAAGTGGAATATCCTAGATTGGAAAAAAGCCAAGAAGAACTGTTTTTCTACAATGGCTACGGTGGGTTTATCAGGGATGGTAGTGAATATGTCATAGAGTTAGACAAAGACAATCAAACCCCTGCCCCCTGGATTAATGTCATCTCTAATCCAGATTTTGGTTTTCAAATATCAGAAAATGGTTCAGGCTTTATATGGGCTGAAAACAGTAGAGAAAACAAATTAACTCCCTGGTCAAATGATCCTATCACAGATCCTCCTGGGGAAGTTATTTACATTCGGGATGAAGACAATGGGGATTTTTGGACACCCACCCCATTGCCCATTCGGGGGAAGGAGAAATATACCATACGCCATGGATGGGGTTATACGGAATTTCATTATGATAATCATGGGATTGACCATAAACTAACTATGTTTGTACCCTTGGAAGATGCCACAAAGCTAAGTATGTTAAGACTAAAAAATCATAGTGATCAATTAAGAACTCTTGTGCTGACTTATTATGTTCATCCTGTTATGGGGGTAGCAGCAGAGGACACCCAGCCTTTTATTGTAACTTCAAAAGATGAGGAAACAGGTAGTCTTTTTATTCGAAATACCTATCAATCTGAGTTTCCCAATGGTAGGATAGCCTTAGCCTCATCAGAAACCATTACATCCTATACAGGAAGTAGAAAGGATTTTCTAGGCCATCAAGGGGATTTAAGTGGTCCCATAGCGATGAGCCAGGAAAAATTGTCCAATAATGTAGGTGCTGGATTTATTCCCTGTGGAGCCATTCAAATAGAAGTAAGCTTACAGCCCCAAGAGGAAAAAGATATTTCCTTCCTCCTAGCCTATGGCAATGATACCCACAAGGTAAGGGAATTAATTGGACAATACAAGGACATCCACCACAGCAATCAAGAGTTGCAAGGAGTAAAAAATTATTGGAAAAATCTATTGAGTAAAATTCAAGTGAATACGCCTGATGCATCCATGAACTATCTTTTAAATGGATGGCTATTGTATCAGTCCATTGCCTGCCGATTGTGGGCACGATCAGCCTTTTACCAATCGGGAGGTGCTTATGGCTACAGGGATCAAATGCAAGATACCATGAACCTATTACCTGTATTCCCCCAGGCTACTCGGGAACAAATTCTTATTAATAGTGCTCATCAATTCAAAGAGGGCGATGTACAGCATTGGTGGCATCCTGGACCGGGAGATAAAGGAATTCGTACCCGTTTCTCCGATGATTTACTATGGTTGCCCTTAGCCGTGGCAGAGTATCTGGATAAAACCCAAGATACAAGCATTTTAGAGGAGAAAGTAGCCTTTTTAGAAGATGCCCCCCTGGAAGAAGGGCAAGATGAACGCTATGGAGTTCCTAAGATATCAGAGGAAATGGGCACTGTATATGAGCATTGCATTAGGGCGATTGACCATGCTATGAAATTTGGAGACCATGGTATACCCCTTATGGGCTCAGGAGACTGGAATGATGGAATGAGCACTGTAGGGAATAAGGGCAAGGGTGAAAGTGTCTGGATGGGTTGGTTTTTATATCTCATTCTCAACAAATTTATCAAAGTTGCCCAATATAAAGAAGATAAAGAGAGAGCAGAGCACTATCAAAAGACAGCAGAGTGGATGCTCGATAATATGGAGAAAAATGCCTGGGATGGCAATTGGTATAGAAGAGCTTACTTTGATGACGGAACACCTTTAGGATCTATAGAAAATAAAGAATGTATGATTGACTCTCTAGCCCAATCCTGGTCAGTCATATCTGGTGGAGGGCAAGAGGAAAGAAGAAAACAAGCTATGGAAGCCGTAGAACACTATTTAGTTAAAAGAGAAGAGGGCTTGATCTTACTTTTTACTCCACCTTTTGATGAGGGAGATTTACACCCAGGGTATATCAAGGGCTATGTGCCTGGAGTAAGGGAAAATGGTGGACAATATACCCATGGAGCCACCTGGGTAATCAATGCCATGGCCATGATGGGAGAAGGAGACAAGGCTTGGGAATATTTTCACTTGATTAATCCCATAAATCATAGCCGAACTCCAATAGAGTGTGCCACCTACAAGGTAGAACCTTATGTCATGGCAGCAGACGTCTATGCTATTTCTCCCCATGTAGGTCGAGGAGGATGGACTTGGTATACAGGAGCTGCAGGCTGGATGTATACCGTAGGATTAAAATACATCCTAGGATTAGATATTCAAGGAGATAAACTGCTAATCAATCCCTGTATACCAAAGGATTGGAAAGAATATGATATGCAATATAGATATCAAGATACCTTGTATGAGATAAAAGTATATAACCCCCAAGGTGTAAATACCGGTATCAAGGAAATAAAAATAGATGGAAATATTATAAAAGAAGAATATATTGAATTAAAAAATGATCAAAAAGTCTATAAAGTAGAAGTAAAATTAGGTTGA